One Prunus dulcis chromosome 8, ALMONDv2, whole genome shotgun sequence DNA window includes the following coding sequences:
- the LOC117637900 gene encoding uncharacterized protein LOC117637900: protein MEWSPQDALKAYLHTLHLCKVDKDEDLSLGNHTTATSIIIEPKCMEFISALAAGKRARLILQITSQGITPMTVSLAVAAKQIGGRLIVWINSQDVDRVQESSKTLFVENGLDEVIEYVYGTDPCMLVKQLKNIDFAVVDFKLKDHLKLLKIMNFNPNGCIVVGTNVDDPKTKRDFGGPVILDRVFKEKKGFRYVTLPLGEGIEMTRFRAVGNGGKCHCQSKRYKRFHVTFEN from the exons ATGGAATGGTCTCCTCAAGATGCCTTGAAAGCTTACTTACACACTCTTCATCTG TGTAAGGTTGACAAAGATGAAGACTTGAGCCTTGGAAATCACACAACCGCTACCAGTATTATCATAGAGCCAAAATGCATGGAATTTATATCAGCTTTGGCAGCTGGAAAGCGAGCAAGATTAATCCTGCAAATCACCTCTCAAGGCATAACGCCAATGACAGTTTCACTGGCTGTGGCTGCAAAGCAAATCGGAGGCCGACTAATTGTGTGGATTAACAGTCAGGATGTGGATCGTGTGCAGGAAAGTAGCAAAACCCTGTTTGTGGAAAATGGTCTTGACGAGGTCATTGAATATGTTTATGGCACTGATCCTTGTATGCTGGTGAAGCAGTTGAAGAACATAGATTTTGCGGTTGTTGACTTCAAGTTAAAAGATCACTTGAAATTGTTGAAGATTATGAACTTTAATCCAAATGGGTGCATAGTTGTAGGAACCAACGTTGATGACCCTAAGACTAAGAGGGATTTTGGAGGTCCAGTGATTCTTGATCGAGTTTTTAAGGAGAAGAAAGGGTTTCGTTATGTGACTCTACCTTTAGGAGAAGGAATAGAGATGACAAGATTTAGAGCCGTTGGCAATGGTGGCAAGTGCCATTGCCAGAGCAAGAGATATAAAAGATTTCATGTaacatttgaaaattga
- the LOC117612135 gene encoding dolichyl-diphosphooligosaccharide--protein glycosyltransferase subunit DAD1-like — MGKASTSSTTKDALVLFNSLRSAYSATPTTLKIIDLYVGFAVFTALIQVVYMALVGSFPFNSFLSGVLSCTGTAVLAVCLRIQVNKENKDFKDLPPERAFADFVLCNLVLHLVIMNFLG; from the exons atgGGGAAAGCATCGACATCGTCAACGACCAAGGACGCGCTTGTCCTCTTCAATTCTCTTCGCTCAGCTTACTCTGCAACTCCCACCACTCTCAag ATCATTGATCTCTATGTTGGTTTTGCTGTGTTCACAGCTCTCATCCAG GTAGTTTACATGGCTCTCGTCGGATCATTCCCATTTAACTCTTTTCTCTCAGGAGTACTTTCTTGTACAGGGACAGCAGTCCTCGCTG TTTGTCTCCGTATTCAagtgaacaaagaaaacaaagactTTAAG GATTTACCACCAGAACGGGCTTTTGCAGATTTTGTTCTCTGCAACTTGGTGCTGCACTTGGTCATTATGAATTTCCTCGGATAA
- the LOC117636997 gene encoding pentatricopeptide repeat-containing protein At3g26540, with protein MGVTAGSVLNRLLCDKGHLTKPSNPTTVKAITSKILTYLDSGHLPKAVSILFASPFPFQFSLYAHLFQLCSSNRAILEVRKVESHLVTFSPIPPIFLLNRAIEAYAKCGSLGDARELFEEMPQRDGGSWNALITAYSQTGNPEDAFGLFIKMNRSGFLPNEITFASVLGSCAAVLALWLSRQIHAVIFKYGFNGNVILGSSLVDIYGKCGVMRDARGIFDEIQNPNDISWNIIVRRYLEMGEGKEAIIMFFQMFVAAVRPLNFTFSNALVACSSITALEEGMQIHGAAIKMGFENDEVVLSSLIDMYAKCGELENACAIFDQPKSKNLISGTSIVSGYAMSGQTWKAREFFNEMPERNVVTWNAMLAGYTHYFQWEEALNFIFLMVNTTKNIDQVTLGLILKVCAGLSDVEMGKQVHGFIYRHDFCSNIFVGNGLLDMYGKCGYLKSAKTVWFHQISQCRDRISWNTLLSSYARHGRSELAMTIFCEMQLEETPDEYTFAILLAACANIFALEQGKQIHGFMIRNGYTMDSVVRGALVDMYSKCHSIEYAIMVFKERASRDVILWNSMILGCCHNYKGREVLKCFGLMEDEGIKPDHVTFRGVLHACTYEGFVELGRQYFDSMTNEYGIIPRLEHYECMIELYSQWAYMDELENFVKNMPFDPTVPMLTRVLDACRRHGCLRLGQWAAQRLNE; from the coding sequence ATGGGTGTGACTGCAGGCTCTGTGCTAAACCGTCTTCTTTGTGACAAAGGCCATCTAACCAAACCCTCAAATCCCACCACCGTCAAAGCCATCACCAGCAAAATCCTCACTTATCTTGACTCTGGTCATCTCCCGAAAGCTGTTTCAATCCTCTTTGCATCTCCATTTCCCTTCCAATTTTCTCTCTACGCCCATCTCTTCCAGCTCTGTTCCTCAAACCGCGCCATTCTCGAGGTCCGAAAGGTTGAGTCGCATTTGGTCACCTTCTCACCCATCCCGCCCATTTTTCTACTGAATCGTGCCATTGAGGCTTATGCGAAATGTGGGTCTTTGGGAGATGCGAGGGAGCTGTTCGAGGAAATGCCTCAAAGAGATGGTGGGTCTTGGAATGCATTGATAACAGCGTACTCACAAACTGGGAATCCTGAGGATGCCTTTGGCTTGTTCATAAAGATGAACCGGTCGGGTTTTTTGCCAAATGAGATTACATTTGCCAGTGTTCTTGGGTCGTGTGCTGCAGTTTTGGCGCTTTGGCTTTCGAGGCAAATTCATGCGGTTATTTTCAAGTATGGTTTCAATGGGAATGTGATTTTAGGGAGTTCACTTGTTGACATATATGGGAAATGTGGGGTTATGAGGGATGCCCGTGGAATATTTGATGAGATCCAGAATCCAAATGACATATCTTGGAATATAATTGTGAGGCGGTATCTCGAGATGGGTGAAGGAAAGGAGGCAATAATTATGTTTTTCCAGATGTTTGTGGCAGCTGTTAGGCCATTGAATTTCACCTTTTCTAATGCTCTTGTTGCTTGTTCGAGTATTACTGCACTTGAAGAGGGAATGCAGATTCATGGAGCTGCAATTAAAATGGGTTTCGAAAATGATGAGGTTGTTTTGAGCTCCCTTATCGATATGTACGCCAAGTGTGGGGAACTAGAGAATGCATGTGCAATTTTTGACCAGCCTAAGTcgaaaaatttgatttctggGACTTCAATTGTTTCAGGATATGCAATGAGTGGACAGACGTGGAAGGCAAGAGAGTTCTTCAATGAAATGCCTGAACGGAATGTGGTAACTTGGAATGCAATGTTGGCAGGATACACTCATTATTTCCAGTGGGAAGAggctttgaattttatatTCCTGATGGtgaacacaacaaaaaatatagaCCAAGTCACCCTTGGGTTAATCCTCAAGGTGTGTGCTGGCCTTTCGGATGTTGAAATGGGAAAACAGGTTCATGGATTCATTTACCGACATGATTTCTGTTCCAATATCTTTGTTGGAAATGGCCTTCTTGACATGTATGGTAAATGTGGGTACTTGAAAAGTGCCAAAACAGTCTGGTTTCACCAAATTAGTCAGTGCCGGGATAGAATTTCTTGGAATACTTTGTTGAGTAGCTATGCTCGTCATGGCCGGAGTGAACTAGCTATGACAATATTTTGTGAGATGCAATTGGAGGAAACACCTGATGAATACACGTTTGCAATTCTCCTGGCAGCTTGTGCAAATATTTTTGCACTTGAGCaaggaaaacaaattcatGGTTTCATGATCAGAAATGGTTATACAATGGATAGTGTGGTCAGGGGGGCATTAGTTGACATGTATTCCAAGTGTCATTCTATTGAGTATGCTATCATGGTTTTCAAAGAGAGGGCTTCAAGAGATGTAATTCTATGGAACTCCATGATTTTGGGATGCTGTCACAACTATAAGGGGAGAGAAGTACTTAAATGTTTTGGTTTGATGGAGGATGAAGGTATTAAGCCAGATCATGTAACATTTCGAGGTGTTTTACATGCTTGTACATATGAAGGTTTTGTTGAGTTGGGCAGGCAGTATTTTGATTCGATGACCAATGAGTACGGTATTATACCTAGATTAGAGCACTATGAGTGCATGATTGAACTCTACAGCCAATGGGCGTACATGGATGagcttgaaaattttgtaaagaaTATGCCATTTGATCCTACAGTCCCAATGTTGACAAGAGTCCTTGATGCTTGTAGAAGACATGGCTGCTTGAGATTGGGACAATGGGCTGCTCAAAGACTTAATGAGTAA